A stretch of Eleutherodactylus coqui strain aEleCoq1 chromosome 2, aEleCoq1.hap1, whole genome shotgun sequence DNA encodes these proteins:
- the LOC136611021 gene encoding E3 ubiquitin/ISG15 ligase TRIM25-like, protein MASAAVRDELLCSICLSTYTDPVMLRCGHNFCRVCIHRVLDTQDEAGVYSCPECREESQERPALMRNLALCNIMENFLTTPPTQMEAGIFCTYCVDSPVPAAKSCLHCEASLCEKHLRVHSKSAEHVLSEPRANLGSRKCSVHKKILEYYCTEDAACICVTCSLAGEHRGHRVEMLDEASEKKKERLRNVLQRLITKREETEERVRSLEECRRNVQEKVAGEAERVTALCRDIRRQLDDLEKRALSEISRQEKEESISFSAVIQKLEIQKDELSRKMRHMEELCNMTDPLTVLKEPDTGDFYDLQDIGGHDGGDGDTGGHGEPLHDVDGPDVAVISDTLHTLCDIIRGIRRGIYVEDPVDISLDVNTAGNYIRISDDLKAATYTVQNQNRPETAERFQDYQVMSSRRFSSVRHYWDVEGSRFGWWRMGMCYPSIDRRGQQSCIGYNNKSWCLRSYSQYSVIHDSKEILLADKISSNRFRIYLDYEAGRLSFYELCDPIRHLHTFTAAFSEPLHAVFRVDRQFLGLIINSLRICS, encoded by the coding sequence ATGGCGTCTGCTGCTGTAAGAGACGAgctgctctgctccatctgtctgagcacttatacagatcctgtaatgctgagatgtggacacaacttctgccGGGTCTGTATTCATCGTGTGCTGGATACACAAGACGAGGCTGGAGTTTATTCCTGTCCTGAATGCAGAGAAGAGTCTCAGGAGCGGCCGGCACTGATGAGGAACTTGGCTCTGTGTAACATCATGGAGAACTTCCTGACTACTCCTCCGACACAGATGGAAGCCGGGATCTtctgcacttactgtgtggactCTCCTGTACCGGCTGCTAAATCCTGTCTGCACTGTGAAGCTTCTCTGTGCGAGAAACACCTGAGAGTTCACAGCAAGTCAGCAGAACACGTCTTATCTGAGCCCAGAGCCAACCTGGGGAGCAGGAAATGTTCTGTCCATAAGAAGATCCTGGAATATTATTGCACTGAGGACGCCGCTTGTatctgtgtgacctgcagtctggCCGGAGAACATCGGGGTCATCGGGTGGAGATGCTGGATGAGGCCtctgagaagaagaaggagagactGAGAAATGTTCTCCAGAGACTGATCACAAAGAGGGAGGAGACTGAGGAAAGAGTCCGGAGTCTGGAGGAGTGCAGGAGAAATGTTCAAGAAAAAGTAGCTGGAGAAGCAGAGAGAGTCACTGCCCTGTGTAGAGACATCAGAAGACAGCTGGATGATCTGGAGAAGAGGGCCCTGAGTGAGATCTCCAGGCAGGAGAAGGAAGAGTCAATCTCATTTTCAGCTGTGATCCagaagctggaaatacagaaggacgagctgtccaggaagatgagacACATGGAGGAGCTGTGTAACATGACTGATCCACTGACTGTCTTAAAGGAACCAGACACCGGGGACTTCTATGATCTTCAGGAcatagggggacatgatggaggtgatggggacacgggGGGACATGGTGAACCGCTCCATGATGTTGATGGTCCGGATGTGGCTGTGATCtcagacacattacacacattatgTGACATAATACGAGGTATAAGGAGGGGGATCTATGTGGAGGATCCTGTAGACATATCACTGGATGTAAACACAGCTGGTAATTATATCCGTATATCAGATGACCTGAAAGCTGCAACCTACACAGTACAGAACCAGAACCGTCCAGAAACAGCAGAGAGATTCCAGGATTATCAGGTGATGAGTAGCCGGAGATTCTCCTCTGTACGACATTACTGGGATGTGGAGGGCAGTAGATTTGGGTGGTGGAGGATGGGGATGTGTTACCCCAGTATagacaggagggggcagcagtcaTGCATTGGATATAATAACAAGTCCTGGTGTTTGAGGTCTTATAGTCAGTACTCAGTGATACATGATAGTAAAGAGATTCTGTTAGCTGACAAGATCTCCAGTAATAGATTCAGGATTTATCTGGATTATGAGGCCGGCCGGCTGTCCTTTTATGAGCTGTGTGACCccatcagacacttacacaccttcACTGCCGCCTTCTCCGAGCCGCTTCATGCGGTATTTCGGGTAGATAGACAATTTCTTGGACTTATAATTAACAGTTTGAGAATCTGCAGCTAA